TCACGCTCCTCACTAATTCGCGGCTCAATCGGCTCCCGACTTTCCGAACGTCGGGTGAAATGATGCACGGCCGGCACACCTGACTCTCCATTGAGTGCCACCACTTTAAGGGAGTTGGTGACTTCCTCAACGAACTGTGCCATAGCTGCATCTGCTGGCTCGGGTTCATTGTCTGCTGGTGTCTCCGCTGGGGTATCCGGTTCCGGTTCGGGTTCGACCAATTCGCGAAGTCGCTCATGCTTGATATAGGACTCACCTACCTTCTCAAAGTGCACATTCGCCAGCTCGAATGGCAGATTCTCCTCAGCTCCGGATCCACCTACCTGATCCTGTATGCCTGCATTCGAGTCCGCGCTAGCTCGTTTAGAGCCTGCCGCTGAGTTCACTGCTGATgccctctgctgctgctgttgctgtttctcctcctcctcccgtCGTGCCGAGCGGCGTAGCTTTAACGACATCTTCGTGTAGTGTGCAAATTTCAGCGACATCTTTGGTTCAAATCCGACCTCagacatttgtttttgtacagCACTTTTGGCGGCCGTCGACGAAGCTGCCGGACTAGCGGAGAACGTGCTCTGACGTATCAGAGGACCGCTGGAGGATCCTGACTCGGCTCTtgtaaatgcatttgcaaagCGATTGGTACGTGTGGATATGTGCTTGGAAGGCTTTCGCACAAACGCCAGAATCTCCCGCATCACACTCTTCTTCTCTTGCGGCGGCTGTGACTGAGCTGCTTCTTTCTCCCGCTCCCGAgccgctgcctctgctgcctCGCGTTCACGCTCGGCGCTCTTGTACGTCTCGGCGGGATTGGATACAGTTATGGGTGGTATGGGACCCATGGGACTGCGCTTCTCACTGGCGAAATAGATGGGCGTGAAGAGATTAATCGATGGCCGCTTCAGGCCTACGAATCCAGCCTCTTCGGGCTCGGTGGCCATGTCCTGCACATGCACCGTGGAAGTGGGACTGCGTCTTGTTCCGGATGTGCCCGCCTGGCAACTAAAGTCCGATGGCGCCACTGAACCCAGCGGCGAGCGGCGTTCCTGGAGCTGAATACTGAATGTTGGACTGCGACGCTGTGAATCACCCGTTGGACTTCTGGCCGTTGGACTAGGCTGATCATTGGGCGATCTCAGGCCGCTACTGGGAAACAGTGGACTACGTCGTCCCTGCGGACTGCGATCATTGAGTCCCACTGGACTGCGACGACCTTGGTTCTGGGCACTCAGTGATATGGTCAACTGGCCGCTGTTCTTGCGTCGACTGGAGGTACGTAGCGTGCCCTGGCGTGACAGCGATGTGGGCGTCTTCTGGGAGCTGCTGCCGGGACTCTTTGATTCGGGTTGCGGGAGCACTGGGCTCTTGGGTGTCAACGGACTACGCTTTTTCTCGCCATTGGCAGCACTAGTGTTGAGGGTGAGAGCGGGAGCATTGGGACTGCGTCGCTCGGAGGGACTGCGGCGAGTACGGAAGGATTGTGACTTGGCCTTGCGTATCTTGGGGAGGgattggtggtggtggcgatGGCGGTTCTGCTGGTTATgggacgaggaggaggaggaggggccGTTCAACTTATGTTAGTTGCTATGATGGGCACCACTGGTGGGgtcgctgctgccgctggaACTGAGCGTGGTGTTGGAGCCATAAGGATCCAGGGAGCTTTGCACGGACATCGATCTGCCCTGATTCTGGCGGGCACGTCTTACTCGGCTAGAGTTGGGAGACAGCTTTCCGGGGTCGATGCTTTCTGGGTCTGCCTGCAAGTTGTAGAATCAGACATAAAGGGGGACAACAGGATGGATAGCATGGACGATGGACGACAGATGGATAAATAGATAGACAGATATAGATGGGTGATGTGGCATGAATGATACTGAGTTAAACACCAAAGAAGCCAAACAACATTTAGGCAatcaaagcacacacaaccCACCTGGTAGGCCAGCGCATTCATGATGATGGCGTAAGGCACGAGATTCAATGGATGAATCTCTCGCATTAGCACATTGGCGGGTATCTTGTGGAATTGAATGTACTCCAGAAAAGTGCccaatatttctttaatgtCAATGTTCTGAAAGAAACAAATGGGGTAAGCAATTAGAAAACTAAGAGGAACAATTGAACAATTAAACTTACTGGATTGTTATCATAGTACTTTTTACTCCACATAAGAGCCGCTTGAAACTTGGTGAACTCATCGGCTCTCAGCTCCTCCCTCGCCAGTATCAGGCGCACGACATGCTGCGGCAAGAGCGTGAAACTGCCCAGATTCAGTACCTCATTGCCATGTTCGTCTACAAACTCGAGCACCTTCTGCACCAAGGTTTTGGTGCACTTGTACTGAATGTATCTCTCTGCGGAGGCAAGTAGAGCGCACACAGTGTCCACATTGATGCAACACTGCACAAAGCCAGCACAGGCACGTCGCAGTTCCTCCAGGCCATAGTAATCAGCAGCATTCATGACACCTGATCGATTAAGAGCTAATTAGAATAAGGTGCTCTCAATTAAGTTAGACCAGTTCTTACCCAAAAGGGTGCGAGGTTGTAGGGTCACACAGCCCGTGTGGATGTACTCAATGAGTTGGCGGAAGACATCCGGTTCGAACTCTTCAATGATCAACGTTTGGTGCTGTTGACCTGAGggctataaataaaacaatcgAATTAGTAAATGTTGTAGAAGGTAATTGAATATTAACTACAGCTAACTAAATACTTATAAGACAGCTAGCACGATCATAACAATGAAATAACATATTCCAAATTCGAGCTTTAATAAGACAGTAATGAGATGCAtacatgaaaatattaattataagaaGATTACGagtattaattacaaaaataaacgtaTAGGGATTTAACGCACACTTAGCGAAAGTGGAAGAATAAagccaattaaaatatacattccAGTAGAGTATTATAGTTGGGCAGACAAaagtcaaatttaattttgaaataggAAAAGGGGTAAAAGCCACATCTTAGATGAAATACACATTCAAGCAAACAGTATTGATATTATGTCGCAACCTAATTTTAGCAAAATTAATCAAGTTGTCGTTCATCGTTCTTAGGTAGGAATTGGTTAGATCGGACAAAGACTGttgtattaaatttagaaatagATAGTCTAAACACCATAATgctgaattaaatatataatataacatgtATTGGCAAAATCAGTCcgaaatgattatttaaaGAACTTCATTTTTGTTAAAGATATTGAAATGATGCTCTTAAGATTTATAAGTGGTAGTTACAATATGATAAGAGTATCATTGTCATGAATGTTGCCGTCTTGTCGGAAGATGATTCTGCTAAAGTTTATTCTTGCTTAACTGAACCAAAAGTACATTAAGTTTATAGATATAGCTTTACGGTATGCATTCAATTAAGTCGAATAGGAAAGCATAAAATTAGAAAAGTGTAATATTCAGAAAGGCATTCAGTTGGAGGGAAATATCTTGTTTTTGATGCAGCTTCGAAGCACAGACTTTCGCCATTGGCAAAAATTGTTCCCTTGAATGCAACTTCACACATTCTCGTACAACATATAGGTTagtagtatttattattagattaaCTAGGACACACAACATTACATAGCTATAACTAATTACATTGCCGCATAGAGAGGCggatacacacacgcacacacgtacacaacatacacatacacaacattAGTCGCTTGGGTACTAAGCGTTTACCTCGGGTATCGGAGCTAATTGTTGGGTGAAACCGGTTCTctatttgtttagtttttatgaaatttattgatatatattgGATGGTTTGGGAATGAAGTCACAACAGAGAACGGAGAATACACAAAAAGTAAcattgatattattaaaatgtatttcaagtatatcgatatctttattttgtcattgaaatatttacaaaaaatttacaaaaaaaaaaaacagtatgctggaaatgaaaacagaaaagaaaacaaaggtATTGATTAAGAAGAAACTGAAAGAAATACATAACATAGTAGTATTCCCCAATACTTATACACTCGTACCAATACACATACACGCTGCCCGAATACGCACATCGAAacgcacacagatacacacatacgcatacacattcccattcccattgccAGTCCCTTTTGACCACTTCCACATACAGATATCCACATATTGATATTTCCATATTGTAGTATCGAAAGGCCTCTACCCTATTAATCGATTATAAATACGAACCTGTTGTGCAGCATTCTGTAGATTCAGCAGGGGTTCCGAGGAGCGTTTGAGGAAGAGTCGCAGCTTATTCTCCTTGGTGGTGGTCTCCCTCTTCCGCTGCGGCGATGGGGCAGCATAGAGCATTTTGGCAAACACGCGGGAACGCGACGCAAGCACAGCCTGAGAAACAAACAGAccgagagaaagaaagagagagtaagagagggagagttgaTTGAGGGTTTGGTTTGATGCTGCGTCGATTACGCAGTGACCTGATTTTAGCACACACATGGGCGTTATGCCCTGTGACACACAGTAACACACAggcaaacgcacacacattgcCTACCTTGACGGCGCAAACTGGCTCGCGGGTGTCACCGACGAGGAAGGTAACGTCGCATAGCTCGGGCATGGACGCCAGGAACTTCATATCCTCGGCAAGTCCAGTTTTATTCTCGAACGTTGATAGGTCCGGCTCTGCGTCAGCCATGCCGGGTAGTATCAATGCCTCGGGCATGTGGGTTTACTGTAACGATACGCGCAACTTGACATTTAAGCATTGTTTGTCCGACTAATTGGGGAAGAGAGAGTGTCGCTTGTCGCGTATACACGTAGAAGAGAGATAGAGTAAGGGAGGGGATACTTTAGGATGTCAGCAGCTTTGGTTGAGCCAACGGAACTTAATTGAAAAGTGCTATAAATATACGCATTGATGCTGCTCGCTTGTGTGTTGATCCTTTAATACTGCAAGGACTCCcaagtaattaaattgtaattctGGCGCACAGAAAGAACAATGCCAACAAACACTTTCCAGTTCCCACTcgcaaacacacataaatacaccCATACATTCACACTCgcagacactcacacacacacgcacacacactcactgtCTGTGTCGGTGGCTGTGACTGTCTGTGCAACAGTCTGTGGGTAGCCGTGCGTGTAGCACCTGCATTGGATATGGCCTTGAATAGAGCGGAGCATGGAgcatataaattacaattacaatggCGAGAAATGCCACGAGACAAGgaccacaacaacagtaatATTACAGAACAGTAACCACATggaaacagcaaaaaaatgaaacgaaataaaacaacaataatacgttcaaaatatgtaCAGTCAGTCTGTGATTGGATGCTGGGTTGACTTTCATTATACGAGTCTGGCCACGGGTCAGCAATTCGAGTATATTCCTTTAGGGAGGTTACGAAATCGAGTTATTAACCAAGGTAAAGCATGCAGAATTAAGGACCAAATCGAAAATTACTTTGAATACAATTAGAAAACTTGGAAATAAAAAAGgaattactttcaaaatattgcaaatgttACCTGATTTCAgatttaagaaattttgttCAGAAACCTTATtgaattacataaatattctGTATTGAACTTCAATTTTACCAAGTTTGTGACTATTAAGAAATGACTTTCGTTATTATGTCTCAAACCATGCGAATTGGGAGCAAACTCGCTGACTCAcagaaaatttaaagaataaatgaataaacatGAAAAATGCACTTTACTTACCTGTTGCAAAGTTAATATATGTTCTGGCCTCAGTACAAAAATGGCTATTAAGTTTTTGAAACGGATTTCGAAATCCGTTTTTCAGCTTAATATTAAATCATGTTGACTGTCAAATCggtattaaaattattataatatcaaAAAGGAAAGTTCGGAATAAAAGTTCGagataaattattaattctcGATAAAAACAATTGTACAAAATGAGTCACGGAAATGTAAGAAAACATTTAGCTATTGAATTTACAGCATGCGAGGGGCAAGGGGAGACGTTCCAAAATGTGctgtgtataagtgtgtgcaAAATTGGTATGTGCTACGCATAAATTAGAAGACGCCGAGCAGAGGAAAGAGAGAAATACGATAGACatcgagagagaaagagagaggagacagagtgagaaagagagggggagagaacGTGATGTGGGGTGAAGGTTGGCCTGGTTGgcatcaaaattaaattagaaaaacgATTTTAGCAAGTTGCGCAAAATTTTGTGGATAAAACTTTTGTATACGAAGTAAAAGGAAAATTACTTTGCTAAAGCGTTGCGAGCGATATGTAAAAAATGCGAAAGTTCTTCTTGTTCTCTTCTGAAATGCTCCAAACGCTGTTTGGGGCGtcactttcacttttcacaATGCGcgtgtatgtatttgtgtttgtgtacgTGGACGTGTCCGTGTACGtagcgtatacgtaacgtgtACGTGGGTATTTGCTAAACAACGAAAGAAGCAAAGAAAGCAacgcacacacgcaaacacacactcgcatcaAACTGGGAGAAGGCTcccaaatcaaatttgaaaatgcaaaaagccaaagcaataaTCACTACTCGTAAGTATGTTGTGTGCTCGCTCGATTTCAAAAAGCAACTACAAATGATGAAATCAAACAATTTCTAACTATTCAGCTGaaattgacacacacacacacgcaatcACATTTACAGtaacaggcacacacacacacagtgctTTTTTGGTGGAACGCgatgaaatttaatgaaccGTTTCGCACAAGGCACGGGAACGTTCTGCAGACGCAGCAGATACTTTTTCATTCGCATGCCCCGTTCATGCTGTACTCGTAATTATTGTGTCTACATCAAAAGGAGTTTCCTTCGATATgtcagccagcagcagcagcagcagaaggcaGCAGTCAGCAGCATTCGCAGCGTTGGCATTGCGCATGTCCAACACCAATCGATATATCCTGACATCCCCGACGCCAATTCCGGCAACAGTTTGTCGCGTGTTCCTTTCGTGGCACATTGGCGCTTCTCGGTCCCAAAAACACAGCAGCCACTTGTTAGCATTCGCAGTGTTTGGTACAGCCTGCTGCTCAACAGCTCGACTCTCGACAACTCGACTGCTCGGCTTGTTTATGTGCTCACTGCGCAGGAGCGAGATACCGCAAAACGTAAACAAAGCACATTTTGACAGATGACAGACGAAAGTGTGCCGTTGCtcggttgttgttgatggcaCCAAGGATACAGACGATGTTCACGTTACCATTGACTACTTGACATGCGCCCTGCGCATCTCATTTTCAGCATTCGGTGGCGCCTCATCGAATTACGATAACCTCATAACCAGGGCtcgaaaagtaaacaaacaaattgtggTGACAACTCTGACAAACTCTTGAGATAGCGGCTACTTGAAATGGGTCGTAGGTTGCAGACGGAAACGGAAAAGTCCCACAGAGTCAAAGCGAGACAGACCACACAAAAGGAAACATTAGCCAGCGATCTGCTGGCACAGTGGTCGCTAATTGCtggaaaatacttaaataattatataggccaacaattacaaataatgTGCCACTAATGAAGGAATAAAACtcacataaaacaaacaataaattaaaaataaacttcacAAAAAGTATACGAGTAATTAGGAGTATAAACAAATCtgttattttcttaataatcaaatcaaatccaGCAGTGAATGCTGGGTTTGGttaatcttttaatttaattcttaatcCTATTtcattatacaatttatttactatataattatattttgtttcatattatatttacaaatattatatttgtactttaatatattatatttgtactaaattaattaatttttaaatagacaaataaataaaatatttataatacttatattaaaataaagaactattaaatattaataatttatttttacatgtCTGTCTCTTGTTGATCTTCAGCTTGATCTccacttttactttttgaCGTAGTATAAAATACctttcaaaatacaaattgcaccagcataaatataatactcaaaaaacatgtaaaatattgtatttatttattgttcgAACACTTTTATTAGAAAATGTGTATTGATGTTTTCATATGCACTTTTTTAAAGGACTATATTccgattttgaattttctatttaaacagattaacttattaaaaacaagtaagaaatgcaacatactaaaatataccgaaggctaaattatttcttaaataatttctaaaatttctATCTGGTCTTCTATCTTACcttattatacataacatacaattTTAGATAAGCAAAAATATCCAATAGCccttattacaattttatttcaacagcTTAGAGGCGATTGCTCTCTCTTGTTGATCTTCAGTTTGAATTCACTTCCGCTTTAGGAGTTAAAGTCAATGAAGTCGCAGTAATCACTGTGACGATGCTGATGCAACAGctcattaattttgtttgtagcTACCCCAAGAAATAAGGTCGCAAACTCGCCGCAACATGTGACTAAAAATAACTCAGAGCAGAGGCTGAGCCTGTGACTATCAGTGGCCcgacagttgcaactgcaCATAAATCTTTTGGGGGATTGCTTTGATCGGACAGACAGGAGGAATGCAATTGAATGTCTCAAATCGTAGCCAAGTCTGTCAGGTAGCCAGGATATACGGTATTCCACAGAACAGACAGTTATTAAGGCTgccgcacaacaacaaccccgCTCACCCGCTGTGTGTGCGACAGGGGCACACGCAAGTCAATTGCGTTGAATCCACTTGAGGCGACGCCtgtgaaaccaaaaaaaacaaacaaacaaatctgTCGGGTCGTAATGttgatacaacaacaacaggccaAACCGAAGACAAGGATCCTCTGGTGCAACGCCATGAGAAAAGCGACAAACGAAAAGCAATATGCCGACGAAGTCTGAAACACCAAATTGTTTTGTCGGTCGTCTTGGGTCGATCGCGATGTGTTCGGCTCGTCAGTTGCCCGCCGCCAGTCGCCAGTGGACGGTCGCGTTTTTTTCTCAACGTTTATCGTCAacaaactatataaaaaaagttcTTATCGAGAGCCATTGACTGCGTACGCGAATTTAAGTGACtataattgaatgaaaagtgCAAGATACATTTACGAATATAGCAAGAGatacatatactatacataGATATAGCGCAGCTGCTTTGGATTTGCAATAGACTCTAGACTCCACTCCGATTGAAGGGCACGCGTGGCAGGCACGCGTCGCATGCCGCTGTGTGgcatacagagagagagagagagagagagagagagagagagagagagagagagagagagagagagttaacATCTCAACCCAttcgagtgtgagtgtgtttataaataatctCGAAAACAAGAAGactgtgttttatttttggcgaCGAATGCTGCAAGTGCCAAATGTTGTATCCATGAAATACACGACAccgcaacggcaacggcaacaaactGAATCTAGTGATGCTTTTATGtgcaattttcatatattcGCAATTTGCGCAGCTCTAAACATTTTACGCCCCGTTTACTGTCGCAATTCTTGTTGGGCCAGACCAgaaaccaaaatcaaaacacaaatttataaatatgaaaatcttttgacaaaataacaaaacgaaGACGACACACAGAAAATGTATCTTAAGAGTACAAGCAAAGTTCCCTTGTGATCGGTCTTTGACGTCGTCAACTTGACGTTATTCTTGTTGATCTTGCTGTAGCCGCTTTTCTTGTCTTGTTGCGACTGTCGCGGTCTctaaataagtatatttacGTATGTGGGTATTATACATAGATATAGTACGTTGCATATACACGCgattctatataaatattctcCTCGTACACGAACTTATCTAAGTATGCTTGTATGTGGGCCCCTCATTTCCGTTTGTTGAGATCGTTCTtcttgttgatgatgttgtttttgcttttattgttttcgcATTTTGACttattgccatttgccatttgaaaTTGTGTTGGATTGGGGTTTGCTTTTATTAGCAATATGAAATACTCGAATGGTTTTTGCGGATCCCCCAAAGAGTGCTCTTACTTTATGTCTTTTCGTCTGTACTTATTTTAGGATAAAAATTTTAagtgatttatatattttgttttaccATAAGCAGTGATATAACAGATACATGTTTTATTATGAATtctatcaaattatttaaattacgaagaataaaatatatttgagcTTTTCTCAATTCAAAATTAtggtaatttatatttatattccaCTAAAGTTCGATAAGGTTTCGTTCATATGTCTGTCGAATAGAACAAACACAATCTGAAAATTACTAATATATCCGCTTGTAGATTAGGTAATCAATTCGTCCTGTTCATTAAACTTAAAGTCTCTAATCAAtcgcaattttctttttagtttacATATTCTTTACTTATAATACAGACATGAGTTcacttaatttattacaaagaTATCATAGGCTTAAATatgaatcaattttaaatagttcgtgctgaaataattattaattttgcattgcaatttacAGCAATCCTATTTTTCTGTTGATTAATAGGTTTTACAAAATTACAAGTTTTCTATAATATGATGTTATGGTATTATATACATGTACCTGTGCAATTACAAGATACATATGAACAAAAATTGATAGTTTAGTTACCGTCGGCTTATAAACTTGGCTTTAGCCACTTAGTGATACATTGAGCAGTTctgataacaacaaataatatctGCTGcgtacttaaataaaatatcaaaacgAAAGTTAAACGTAAGAGCTTTACATACTAATTATAGTGAGTGATTTAAGTTAGTGATGGTTCGATCAATGTATGTAAACAATCTtgtataataacaacagcttCCTAGTTGCTACAGTTTTGGCTAGTCGTAATAATTCAGTCATTGAATGTGGCATTCAGTAAGGACAAATAAGTTCAACTTGAAATATGCTATTGATATgctaaacaattttgaaatgaatactGTGATATGTAGTAAAGTTAGGCTTAACATAGCATATAGCATATTTATGACAAACTCAGATCAACTCATTGctaaatcaatcaaattcaaGGAACAGGATATAACAGCTGCTGAGCTGCGGTCGCTGATAATCCTTGCGTTTATCGGGCATCCTCGACAAGAGGAGCATGATAAATGCATTTGTGCCACATCCGTGCAACTGATTAGATGAAATTACAGACGCACGCGCCTCCGCTGAAGAAGCGAGGACATAAGCATAAATCCAATACTGTCAACATTATGGCTGAGGCAGCCATGAGCAGGGTCTATTGCCAGGACTCCACTTGCACTTGAGCGCATTCGCCgggaaaattgaaaaaggaAACGCACAGCATGCCAAAGtctgaggcagcagcagcagcagcaacagcgaatgcaacagcagctcccCTTAACCTATGCATAGGCAGCTAAATGAAATTTCCAGACAGTTTGCATTAATTTTCCAAATGCCGACCGACAGAGCGCGCCACTGAGCCCCATACTTGGCCTCCTCCTCGAACTGCTTCCCTAACCTTAGACACCAGCATATCCAATCAGTGGCACCAGCTATAGAGCGCAGAAAACAGAAAtggcatcagcaacagcaacagcttttgCCGCCATTACTTTAGCAGTAGCGAGACTTTCGCAACGAGTAAAAAATTTCCTTTcgtgtgtgtctgtggctCTGTGTCTCTGTATATTGCTCTATGTCCGGCGTCGTGCTACGCAGCTCGATTTCAGCGCAGGATATTCGTTTAACCTGCGCCCCAACTTTGAGCgacgagagcgagagacgcAGACGATGTcgaagttgctgttgctgtttgctgtcgAAGTCGCGACGACGCCGATGTTGATGCCGATgacgatgccgatgccgatgccgatgtcgCCTCTGGGCTGCTTCTGGATGCTGTGCGGGCTGCTGTACGAGAATTTCCCAATTTCAGTCTTCGTTTGCCGAGTGTCGTGCGCACAAGTATCCAACAGATACGGATACATCGACTGCTACAGCGCAGCATTTTACACACaaaaactgcaacaacaacgagcaagTTTTTCAGCtgtaagagaaaaaaaa
This is a stretch of genomic DNA from Drosophila albomicans strain 15112-1751.03 chromosome 3, ASM965048v2, whole genome shotgun sequence. It encodes these proteins:
- the LOC117568686 gene encoding serine-enriched protein isoform X4, with translation MPEALILPGMADAEPDLSTFENKTGLAEDMKFLASMPELCDVTFLVGDTREPVCAVKAVLASRSRVFAKMLYAAPSPQRKRETTTKENKLRLFLKRSSEPLLNLQNAAQQRTGFTQQLAPIPEPSGQQHQTLIIEEFEPDVFRQLIEYIHTGCVTLQPRTLLGVMNAADYYGLEELRRACAGFVQCCINVDTVCALLASAERYIQYKCTKTLVQKVLEFVDEHGNEVLNLGSFTLLPQHVVRLILAREELRADEFTKFQAALMWSKKYYDNNPNIDIKEILGTFLEYIQFHKIPANVLMREIHPLNLVPYAIIMNALAYQADPESIDPGKLSPNSSRQNRHRHHHQSLPKIRKAKSQSFRTRRSPSERRSPNAPALTLNTSAANGEKKRSPLTPKSPVLPQPESKSPGSSSQKTPTSLSRQGTLRTSSRRKNSGQLTISLSAQNQGRRSPVGLNDRSPQGRRSPLFPSSGLRSPNDQPSPTARSPTGDSQRRSPTFSIQLQERRSPLGSVAPSDFSCQAGTSGTRRSPTSTVHVQDMATEPEEAGFVGLKRPSINLFTPIYFASEKRSPMGPIPPITVSNPAETYKSAEREREAAEAAAREREKEAAQSQPPQEKKSVMREILAFVRKPSKHISTRTNRFANAFTRAESGSSSGPLIRQSTFSASPAASSTAAKSAVQKQMSEVGFEPKMSLKFAHYTKMSLKLRRSARREEEEKQQQQQQRASAVNSAAGSKRASADSNAGIQDQVGGSGAEENLPFELANVHFEKVGESYIKHERLRELVEPEPEPDTPAETPADNEPEPADAAMAQFVEEVTNSLKVVALNGESGVPAVHHFTRRSESREPIEPRISEERESDSNDLIIPEELRAELVEILKAYAPEPVYVNLQALRRETEEAEAVARAVAEAAAAVAAAAAATAVLPPPPEKLPLQCPTIEFEPPSRRSSFDPPRSPFLEQLRSPGVDTDTDLINLQRLDSGGDSFEMVDGDRKSSRAESSFDCPYSSRDTSFDVSISRYQSTSYEDQTSSFEIVDTDDRRRHIDLRKSSIELVDAETFQRSGSSCGRKSSLETHFDYTPSETSGMTPARSPNFPMTKKQKAEHFRQLHISPFSAFSRARSPLSQQTSSNYSSRDSYDSSSSYPHGHEPQRSPYADPSKKHFPLTIKQREEEVKTFLCTDLRCASIFEPRPSSVLTQQLSTGSMSTPSASGYSAPRVPGSMGSAVAMPSGGGIGVGITVSAGPAHANASLGSCGFSSGSEFEPPSPRRAASASPKHTFTFRIVMKKVDSSPEALCPERHRSRIIDRYRRRDSRRKRIHDAGKSF
- the LOC117568686 gene encoding serine-enriched protein isoform X1, whose protein sequence is MPEALILPGMADAEPDLSTFENKTGLAEDMKFLASMPELCDVTFLVGDTREPVCAVKAVLASRSRVFAKMLYAAPSPQRKRETTTKENKLRLFLKRSSEPLLNLQNAAQQRTGFTQQLAPIPEPSGQQHQTLIIEEFEPDVFRQLIEYIHTGCVTLQPRTLLGVMNAADYYGLEELRRACAGFVQCCINVDTVCALLASAERYIQYKCTKTLVQKVLEFVDEHGNEVLNLGSFTLLPQHVVRLILAREELRADEFTKFQAALMWSKKYYDNNPNIDIKEILGTFLEYIQFHKIPANVLMREIHPLNLVPYAIIMNALAYQADPESIDPGKLSPNSSRVRRARQNQGRSMSVQSSLDPYGSNTTLSSSGSSDPTSGAHHSN
- the LOC117568686 gene encoding serine-enriched protein isoform X2, with product MPEALILPGMADAEPDLSTFENKTGLAEDMKFLASMPELCDVTFLVGDTREPVCAVKAVLASRSRVFAKMLYAAPSPQRKRETTTKENKLRLFLKRSSEPLLNLQNAAQQPSGQQHQTLIIEEFEPDVFRQLIEYIHTGCVTLQPRTLLGVMNAADYYGLEELRRACAGFVQCCINVDTVCALLASAERYIQYKCTKTLVQKVLEFVDEHGNEVLNLGSFTLLPQHVVRLILAREELRADEFTKFQAALMWSKKYYDNNPNIDIKEILGTFLEYIQFHKIPANVLMREIHPLNLVPYAIIMNALAYQADPESIDPGKLSPNSSRVRRARQNQGRSMSVQSSLDPYGSNTTLSSSGSSDPTSGAHHSN
- the LOC117568686 gene encoding serine-enriched protein isoform X3 translates to MPEALILPGMADAEPDLSTFENKTGLAEDMKFLASMPELCDVTFLVGDTREPVCAVKAVLASRSRVFAKMLYAAPSPQRKRETTTKENKLRLFLKRSSEPLLNLQNAAQQPSGQQHQTLIIEEFEPDVFRQLIEYIHTGCVTLQPRTLLGVMNAADYYGLEELRRACAGFVQCCINVDTVCALLASAERYIQYKCTKTLVQKVLEFVDEHGNEVLNLGSFTLLPQHVVRLILAREELRADEFTKFQAALMWSKKYYDNNPNIDIKEILGTFLEYIQFHKIPANVLMREIHPLNLVPYAIIMNALAYQTQKASTPESCLPTLAE